In Candidatus Manganitrophus morganii, the genomic window CGCCGCCCTTCACCAGGAGGGAACCCCGCCGATAGAAAAAGCGCTTGATGAGACGGAACCCGCCCGGCCGGCCGAAAAGAAGGGGAATCCGCGCAAACTTTCCAAAACAGAACGACGTCGTCAAGGACGTTTGAAGCGACTCTGATCTTCTTCCAACAAATTCCCAATCTGTTCGCAAAGTCGCGGAGAAAAGCTAAAAGTATTTCGCTTTATCTTTGAAAACTTTCATGATGGCGATCGTCAACCAGATCGTTCCCCCGCCCCAAATCAGGGTCCAGATCAGAAGCTTCAACCACTCTTTCATAGAGCGACCCGGCCGACCCTCTCCCTCCTCGGCTTCTTCATCCTCCGGCTCAAGAAGTCTAAACCGCCTCATTTTTCATCCTCTGGTTTGGCATTTGGATCTTTACGATCGCCCAATGTCGATCGGAGACACAGGACTGTTTCTATATACCCTATCTTGAATCGCTTCGCAATCCATTTTCATCCGCCGGAACTCTCGTATCTGAAAAACAGAGGATATTAAGGAGGACCGGAAAAATGACTGACGTTTTTGTCATCCTGAGCGACGCGAAGGATCTCTGTTTTTGTCCCATGACAAGGAGATGCTTCGCCCTTCGGCTCAGTATGACAAACCGCCGGTCAGACTTTTCAGGTGATTTATGTCGGCAAAAATGAGAAGGGTGGAATCAGGCGAGGAGATCGATCACACCCTTTTGCATTTCATCGGTGGTTTTGAACGCGGCAAGGCTCATACTGAAAGTATATTTTGCGAGGATCTGCTCGACGGCCTCTTCGGCCAGATCGACATTGGAAGCTTCGATCACTTCACCCTGGGGGGATCGATAGGAGGGTCCTGACTCCGTGCTCTTTCCGATCTCAACGACAACGCCGCCGGTGACCCCTTCGCTTAAAAGGACCTGATCTTTCTTGAAGCCGTCGGTGCTGAGATTGGCGACATTATTTGCCGATGCTTCGAGTTTTTCCAGACCGGCACGGAGACCTGAAAGAGAAGCTCCTAATGGTGAAAGCATCTTTTCCTCCTTACCTCACTTATCGGCAGGCCTTGAGAAAAACTTGAGGAGGAAAAGAGATTTTTTCTGATGTCCCCGAAATAGCTTATAAGAAATTGAATTTGCTGAAATATAAAAGTCTAAGTCAGGGTATATTGGGGGCCGCTTCCCCCCTCCGGCGGGGTTAAACGGCCTCCCTTGGCTCCGATGGCGCCGCATTGGACACAGTTGGTCGGGTTCATCCGGACGACCTTTTTCCCCTCGATATCGGTTCCCCACTCATAGACGTTGGCGGGGCACATATGAATCCAGGCCTCCCCGACCTCCTCCGGAACACGCACCTCCAGACGGAGGTGGTTCGGCTGGTTGTCGCGGCTGCTGTTTCCGCTGGCATGGACGCTGGTCAGCTTGTCGAAGATGTACTTTCCATCGGGCTTGGGGTACTCCCTCTTTTCGATAAAAAGCGGCTCGTCGGCATCCCGCCGCGTCTGAAAGCGCCACCCCGGAAAAGCCCCGCCGGTGACCGTCATCAGCCCCGCGAGCAACACCCCCGGCACAAACCCGTGGTCGAACGCCTGGCGCATGTTCCGGACACGATGGAGGTCTCGAAGAATGAAGCTCTTCCGAACGGCGGCATCGTATCCCGAAAGCGCGTCAGGCTGACCGAGATCCTTTCCCGATTTCAACGCCTCGAAGATCGCCTCGGCGGCGAGCATCCCGGAAGCCATCGCATAGTGAATCCCCTTCAGCGCCGGAACATTGAGAAACCCCGCCGAATCGCCGACGAGCAATCCCCCCGGGAGGTGAAGACGATCGGGAACCGAATAATAGCCTCCTTCCGGGATCGTCTTTGCTCCCCATCCGTTCTCAAGCCGCCGGCCCCCTTCCAAGATCTTCCGGAAGAAGGGATGGGTCTTCATCAACTGAAGGAGATCGTGGACCGACGCGCAGGCGTTGCGGTATCCGAGGCCGACGACAAGGCCAAGCGAAACCAGATTTCCCCCCATCGGATAGAGGAAACTTCCCCCGAACTCGTTATATTTCTTTTCACCCCGGAGCGGCCACCCCATCGTGTGGATGACCTCTTCAGGAGGATGGGGAACCTCCCAGATCTCCTTTACCCCGAGCGAGTAGGTCTGTGGATTTGAGCGGGTGATCCCGAAGTGGGCAATCGCCGTTTGTGTGAGGTGCCCCTGCGCCCCCTCTCCGAGAACCGTCGC contains:
- a CDS encoding flagellar basal body protein, which codes for MLSPLGASLSGLRAGLEKLEASANNVANLSTDGFKKDQVLLSEGVTGGVVVEIGKSTESGPSYRSPQGEVIEASNVDLAEEAVEQILAKYTFSMSLAAFKTTDEMQKGVIDLLA
- a CDS encoding electron transfer flavoprotein-ubiquinone oxidoreductase, with the protein product MEPSRFPPPVQPGEFISPVTSGPENRIEVGILFVGAGPANLAGAIRLAQLLEQAPEVKAALGEFPIAIVEKGKYPGAHLLAGAILNPVSLKRLFPDLKEGEFPLEVPVQKEALYLLSSEKGYKVPLPPTMRNHGNYVISVSRFGKWLAEQAEALGVSIFSETAGAKLLVENGAIRGVKSGDKGRDRTGAPMENFQEGAEILAKATVLGEGAQGHLTQTAIAHFGITRSNPQTYSLGVKEIWEVPHPPEEVIHTMGWPLRGEKKYNEFGGSFLYPMGGNLVSLGLVVGLGYRNACASVHDLLQLMKTHPFFRKILEGGRRLENGWGAKTIPEGGYYSVPDRLHLPGGLLVGDSAGFLNVPALKGIHYAMASGMLAAEAIFEALKSGKDLGQPDALSGYDAAVRKSFILRDLHRVRNMRQAFDHGFVPGVLLAGLMTVTGGAFPGWRFQTRRDADEPLFIEKREYPKPDGKYIFDKLTSVHASGNSSRDNQPNHLRLEVRVPEEVGEAWIHMCPANVYEWGTDIEGKKVVRMNPTNCVQCGAIGAKGGRLTPPEGGSGPQYTLT